In the Rubripirellula amarantea genome, TGCAGTGGCATCGCCGCGATTACGTTCAACAAAAACGGCATCACGACGGACTGAAAGCGAATGTGATCCTCAGCAGGCATCCAGTGGGCGTGGAAATTCAACGTGTACATCAAATCGTCAAAAATTTCCTTCCAATGAATCGGCCGATCCTGCTCAACAGACTCTTTCGCTTCGGGAAATTCGCAGCGCATGCCCTCAAATGCGTCGGCATACTCGTGTTCATCCGTCATCGTTTTAGCGAATGATTCGATCCCGAAATCGCTCGCTTTTAACTGTTCAACAATGTCATCTCGGCCGTCGCTAGAAAATGCCTTGATCAGTGACGGTCGGCAGACTTGGTCGAAGTAGGTATCCAGTCGCAGAAAACCGTTTTCGTCGCGTAAGTGTTCTAAAACGTCGGCACGTACGTGGCGGTACAGCACTCGGAACGACTCGGTCTGTTCATACTGCAAATGCGGAAGCCAGCCTTTAGCCGCATGCATCACGAAGCGGAATTCTCCACTACCTGGGTTGGCCCTGTACTTCATCGTGTCGCCGTCGTCAAACCGCCCGTGACGATGAGCCAATGATGAAATTACATCGAAAGCACTCAGCGAAGCACCAAGCGTTCCTATCGTGAAGTTCCACTGCTCATTGCTGTTGGGCAACAACTTTTGAATCGGCCAAGGTGAGGCGTAATATCCTGCCTGTGGTTGGTCTCGATCGTCGAAGCTGTGTCCGCTCGCTATCACGACCGCATCGAACTCATACTCGGACCCATTGTCTACCACCACGGTGACGCTTTCCGCGTCGATTTGGTCGTTGATGTCGGCAACACGACAATTGGCATGCTCAACAATTCGTACGCCTGCGGTTCGCAGCTTGTGAAGTTGTGCTTGGAATTGGTCAGCGAAGTAATGCCCCATCGCCAACCGACTGTACGTTTCATCCTCACTAATTTCGCCTGGACGCATGCCGTAGCTAAGAAGAGTATCGTCATCGAGCTGGCGAAGCCAATCCGCAAACGGAGTCTCTAGAGGAGGCAATTCCTTCGATGCGATATTACATAAGTTGTACTGATCGGTCGTTCGCGGGCTATACGGCATGCCTCGCCCAAGCTCGATGTCCTTCTCAAAAATCTCGATACGGTCAATGTGGCTCGCCAAGTGGTTCGCAGCATCGGCAATGTGTTTCAACAAGTAGAGTGCCGTGGGACCGCTACCGATGATGGCTAAGCGGCGAAGGTTGACCATATTGAGGCTCTCGTAGTGGGACATGCCGGAATGTCTTCGACGCGAAAGGATTTCTGGCGAAATCCACTACGAATGCACATCTCGTGCCAGCGTTATTTGGAACGAAGTTTGCGGGATCGACCGACTATGAAGCTCACTAAGATCATCGTTTCACCCGGCCACGATTATTGGGTTGGGAAGGGGGAACTCACCCTTCAACACGGCACGCAAAGCCCCAACGAGGTAGTATGCGAGGCTGGCAAAGGTTTAGTGGGCGACCGCTACTACCACGGCAGATCCAATCGCAAAGGCCAGGTGACGTTCATTGATGAGGCGGTGATTAATGCCATACGACAACGGTTCGACTTGGCCGAGCTAGACGATTCGTTGTTCCGCCGAAATTTGATCGTTTCCGGAGCTGACCTGTCGACGTTTCTTGGCAAACGCTTTGAGTTACAAGGTGTGGAATTTGAAGGCAGCCAGGAATGCCGACCTTGCGACTGGATGGACCGCATGATCGCGCCCGGTGTAAAAGAGTTTCTGCAAGAGAACTTTCGCGGAGGGTTGCGAGCCAAAGTGATTACGAGTGGCAGATTGGTTGCGAACTCGTAATCTCGCCTACAGCTAAGACCACCTGCATTGGCACGAACGACCTCACGCGATGGCATACTTTCTCGCATGCATATATAAGTAAATGTCCAATAGCCCAGTGGTTCGTCGCCTCTTCGACCGTGCGGCCGTTCTATTGATGGCGTCCTTCGACGATAGGACTGCCGTCAACTAGCCGAAGACTCTCGATCACGCCACCAGCGAGCGTACGGCGTGTTCTTAACTAGGCACCGGTTGTAATCACTGTCGTCATTCCACCAACAGGGTCCTCTTTCGCCTAGTGCGATCTTGACCTCGTTGACTCTTGCTCGCGCTTTACGCAGCTCACCTTTGTTGCCCCCTGCCTTAGCGGACTTGACTGCACGACGAGCTTGCATCAATTCACGAACCAACCGTACTCGATCCTCCTCGCTCAGGTTTGGATTGGTGCACCGCCACAGTCGTTCGCGATGGACAAAGTATCTGCCGTCTTCGGTGGTTGGGTATTTCACGGATAAGCCTGTGACCTACGCAAGGATTTCCAACTGGTCATCTTCAGGGTAATTTAGGTGACATCCATACCTCAAACATCACTCGAACGTTCAGTACAGTTTCTAGTCGTTGATTGGCAGGCACGTAACAATCGGACACGTTGCGGAAGATCAAGCTGACTCATTCAACATGGTTTCGATTGCATCAGCGCTTAGAGCCGAAACTGCAAATGTTATAAGTGTCTCATAGTACTCGGGATGTCGTTCGTTGATGCTGCTGGACTAACGGCTAATCGGCTCTCTGGCTTAGAGCTTGCAAAGACTCTTTGGACCGCACCATTCAAAAATGAGAACATGAATCGAGCTGCAATCGCAAACTGCATCCTCAAGATGGCGACTGAGCGGGGTGAGGCAAAGTCCATATGTCCGTCAGAGGTTGCTAGAAACTTGTTTGGTGAGTCGTGGCGATCCCAAATGCCACTAATTCGCGACATAGCTGCGGAACTGGTAGTCGCAACGCAAATCGTTGTCACACAGAAGGGTCATAGTGTTCATCCTGTTGATGCAACCGGCCCTATTCGCATTTCGATCACTAAGTCCTAGTCGAGTGCGAAGACCGAGGCCATTTCCGCCGTTTGTGCACTGGCTTCAGTGACTCCTCTACCTGAACATTTAACAAACCGCGTGCACTGCAGTCGCCACCAGGTTCACAAACATCACACTTGCAACCATCACTTTTCGATTCGTCGTCGAAATGGCTCAGAATGGCAGCCCATCGGCAGGAGTGACGTCCAGCAAACTCGACCATTTGCTGAAGAGCAATCTGTCGATCTTCGGCACGCCGATGGGCGTCTTGGGCAATTCGATCAGTGACATCGTGACTAACTTCGTCGACCAATACCTGCCATCGTCCGCGTCCAGTGGGAGCGACCAAACCGCGCGATGCCAATTGTTGTAAACAGCCCTTGAGCGTCTGCCTACCTAAAGCACTAATCTTCTTCAACTCCGCCAATGACACAGTTCCATCTTCCGAGCCCCACCTTTCGACGCCCTGGATAAGACAGCGGTGAGCTGTTGCGAGTTGCGACGAATCTAAATGCCCACCTGCGAACAGCTTAAGGACTTGCAGGTCATCTGAATCGAACAATAGCGTGCAGTTAGCGCTCTTCCCATCCCGGCCCGCTCGACCTACTTCTTGGTAGTAAGCCTCAATGGAAGGTGGCAGGCTGTAGTGAATAACTTGTCTGATATCAGGTTTGTCGATTCCCAGTCCGAATGCGTTAGTCGCAAACATGACTGCTGGTGGTCCGTCCATAAACTTGTTCTGCGAATCAATCCGGTCCTGCTTTTTCATTCTGCCGTGATACGCAAGCACCGGATACTTCAAGTCGCAAAACTGATTTGCGAGTCG is a window encoding:
- a CDS encoding DUF3253 domain-containing protein, whose amino-acid sequence is MNRAAIANCILKMATERGEAKSICPSEVARNLFGESWRSQMPLIRDIAAELVVATQIVVTQKGHSVHPVDATGPIRISITKS
- a CDS encoding MOSC domain-containing protein, whose translation is MKLTKIIVSPGHDYWVGKGELTLQHGTQSPNEVVCEAGKGLVGDRYYHGRSNRKGQVTFIDEAVINAIRQRFDLAELDDSLFRRNLIVSGADLSTFLGKRFELQGVEFEGSQECRPCDWMDRMIAPGVKEFLQENFRGGLRAKVITSGRLVANS
- a CDS encoding RecQ family ATP-dependent DNA helicase, producing MSQVPKLRERLEQSFGYKRFRPGQSKACRAALQGRDTLILMPTGSGKSLCYQLPGLELDGVTVVVSPLISLAEDQAASLRENGIHAVILNSSKSKKQAEAFRDDLKSGKSEFVFTTPERLQQTDLCELLAEIGVDLFVVDEAHCVSQWGHDFRPDYLCLQHARKRLGDPPILAMTATASAGTVEEITSCLHMIDPVTVSNSAYRPNLRLSVEACCGEASKQERLRHMLTMNNGEFRNEPVIVYCVTVKEVERLANQFCDLKYPVLAYHGRMKKQDRIDSQNKFMDGPPAVMFATNAFGLGIDKPDIRQVIHYSLPPSIEAYYQEVGRAGRDGKSANCTLLFDSDDLQVLKLFAGGHLDSSQLATAHRCLIQGVERWGSEDGTVSLAELKKISALGRQTLKGCLQQLASRGLVAPTGRGRWQVLVDEVSHDVTDRIAQDAHRRAEDRQIALQQMVEFAGRHSCRWAAILSHFDDESKSDGCKCDVCEPGGDCSARGLLNVQVEESLKPVHKRRKWPRSSHSTRT
- a CDS encoding FAD/NAD(P)-binding protein, which encodes MSHYESLNMVNLRRLAIIGSGPTALYLLKHIADAANHLASHIDRIEIFEKDIELGRGMPYSPRTTDQYNLCNIASKELPPLETPFADWLRQLDDDTLLSYGMRPGEISEDETYSRLAMGHYFADQFQAQLHKLRTAGVRIVEHANCRVADINDQIDAESVTVVVDNGSEYEFDAVVIASGHSFDDRDQPQAGYYASPWPIQKLLPNSNEQWNFTIGTLGASLSAFDVISSLAHRHGRFDDGDTMKYRANPGSGEFRFVMHAAKGWLPHLQYEQTESFRVLYRHVRADVLEHLRDENGFLRLDTYFDQVCRPSLIKAFSSDGRDDIVEQLKASDFGIESFAKTMTDEHEYADAFEGMRCEFPEAKESVEQDRPIHWKEIFDDLMYTLNFHAHWMPAEDHIRFQSVVMPFLLNVIAAMPLQSARMLLALRDAGRLELVAGRATVVCCENGETTVDVEEGNKTTTHTYRMFVDCTGQGSLKLDEFPFASLVRSGSVRPARAEFARSDSVKELSDCDRERLVDTDPPAYEIGGIDIDPSYRIIDVDGQPNDRLYDVAFPHATGVRPYSYGLQVCELTARMVVDYWKVNLPDATLSRQAKEIHH